In one Aricia agestis chromosome 5, ilAriAges1.1, whole genome shotgun sequence genomic region, the following are encoded:
- the LOC121727242 gene encoding small integral membrane protein 12: MWPIILQFLRTNAPYITLPIAAIVGVVGYNLESLLSDRYTPYSKSVQDQRLERQEEEQLLKDPLNVGKLQYKENVLGRNVSPSLEKKSS; the protein is encoded by the exons ATGTGGCCGATTATTCTGCAGTTTTTAAGAACCAACGCTCCTTATATTACTTTGCCTATTGCCGCTATTGTTGGAGTAGTAGGATATAACTTAGAAAGCCTCTTATCTGATAGATACACACCATATAGCA AGTCCGTTCAAGATCAAAGGCTGGAAAGACAAGAAGAGGAACAGCTATTAAAGGATCCATTGAATGTTGGTAAATTACAGTACAAAGAAAATGTTTTAGGTAGGAATGTGTCACCTTCATTAGAAAAGAAATCTTCATAA